The genomic DNA TAAGCAGACTCAATCTAACTGCTGAGGGGAAAGTAATACTGACTACTAAGGTCTTAGAAGGGTGGGATGGAACTAGGGTGACATGGAAGTTTAGCAAAATATAAATGCTCATTAGCTGACTGACATCTCCCTTCGTCCCTCATCCGAAGGATCACTCTGATTGCCCCTAGGGCACAGGAGAGCAGCATTCTTCTGCAGGGAAGGTTCCAGCCCCTACAGTCAAAGACAGAACTTCCCCCATAGTTGGGAGGTTGAAGAAGTCAGAAGTATAGGAAAGAGTCTGTCTTTAAAAAGCCATGGCCTCATTTGAAGTCAACTTCTTATCTCACACCCTCTCTCCCTCACCCTGTTGGTGAGATTCCCACAGGAATGACTGGAAGGAAAGGCCCACATATTCTGTGCAAAGAATAAGGTTTTATTCACGACCTAAGCAGGTatacagggaaaaaaaagcatacaGAAGTGATATCATTTATGCCTTGAAGAACAGTGTTAACATTGAATGATCTCAATCAAAGACTATAGAAATGATTAGTAACAACAAAAGACTGTGGCAGTAGCCCCTGGTGGATATGGTGTGAACTCCTACAGCCGCATGGTCTGTGTAGCACTGGCCATAGCTGTCGGTGACCTATTTCTCCAGCTGCTGCACCAGCATCCATAGGTCCTAGGGAAGGGAAAATGATATCAAGAATTGTCCTTTGGTgagtggtagctaggtggcacagtggatagagcaccagccctggagtcaggaggacctgagttcaaatataacctcagatgcttaataattacttacctgtaTGATCTTAGCCAAGctacttatccccattgccttgccccccccaaaaaatgtccTTTGGAGCACTCTCCCAGACCCCTATTATCTGTCAAGCCCCAACTGTCATCAGGAGTGGATGGAAATGGCTCTGTAGGGGAGAATTGTATCCCTCAAAGTAAAGAGACTAGAGCCTTGGAAGGAGTCATAGGAAAGAGACTGGACTACTTTGCCGGGAAATTCCTTCTTGAAGCCTTCCTGAGTTTTACCCAGAATTCTCATTTCTACAGACTCAGAGGAGTTGAGTGCTGTGCTTCTCTCCTTGCTCTTCTCTGTGAAATGAGTAGAaggaataattaagaaaaatagacAATCTATACTTAATCTTCTATAGAGGGCTATAAGTAGTCCATAGAATATTCATGCCACAGACCATAGTATGCAGTACAGTAACATCACCCTGGGTATCCAAACTAACCCAAGCCTCATTTCCCAACACCCCCCCCAAttaaagagggagggagggagggagggagagagaggcagagacagagacagaggtagacTGACagtcaaaaagagagagagacagggatagAATCAGAGGAAAAggcagacagggagagagagagagagagagagagagagagagagagagagagagagagagagagagagagagagagagagagagagagagagaagcaatgGAGTGAAAATTGAGAGGCAGTTAAATGAAAGGTTGTGTGGACTACTgctggaaagaacactagatttagaTGTCCATGCACAGAGCAGATGGATCAGCACTTAGAGGGCAAAAATGGAGGCAGTATGTGCTAAGCatactttctttctctccttggaCCCTGATGGAGTCAACCCAGGACCTAAACCCAAGAAGCTTGGGAAGAGCATTGCCCCATGAACCATCAGACCTGTTTCCAGTCCAGGGCCCTCAGCCCTCATCTTGTAAAACAACCCCTATGGAAATGCAGCCTGGTAACCCACTCCTGTAGGTGTTTTAGCCTTAGCtgctgaagacccagaaaagaaagtttttgcCACCAAATCCCTTGGTATTCTCATATAGTTCAGCATCAGGAACcaatatgattttatcagtggaagtgacattaaagaagaggaaTTACCATCTTCTTTGATGCTGAACCCCAAGAACCATgggacttttccatctgacttgtagCTGAAAACTTCTGTGtgttgtctcccttattagaatgtgagtttttggggggcggctaggtggcacagtagatagagcactgaccttggagtcaggtggacctgggttcaaatccaacctcagacactttacctagctgtgtggccttggacaagccacttaaccccattgccttgcaaaatggcttacccaaggccacatggctaggtaattattaagtgtctgaggtaggatttgaactcaggtcctcctgactccagggccagtgttctatacactgcgccacctagccaccccaactatgTGACTTTTAACAAGTTACAtataatctctctgaacctcactttcttcattggtttaaaaaaaaagaggaggctggacagtgaatagaacactgggcttggaatcaggaagtcctgagttcaaatccaacatctgACATTTAGTAACTTGTGTGACTTAATCTTTGGGTAAATTACTAATTTTTGTTTGTCTCAACTGTAGGTTGGGAatggcaactaggtagtacaatggatagagccagccctgaagtcaggaagacctgtattaAATTGGTCCTCAAACACACATACAagctatgttaccttgggcaagtcacttaaccctgtttgcctcagtttcctcatctgtaaaatgagctggagaaagaaatgcaaacaaatctagtacctttgccaagaaatgggatcatgaaaagtcagatatgattgaaatgactcagtaacaacaacaaaatgggaCCTAGCCTTGTTGcgaggatgaaatgagatcatatttgtaaagaacttaacTTAATTTCTGGCTCATAGCAGACTTTCTTAATAGCtgcatctttctttccttctataagTAGAACTTATATGGTTATAAATTGCTCTGGCTTTTCCGGGTTTGGCTGGGATTATTTCACCATTCTTCTGTATGGCATTTCCAGACTAGATACTGGGATCCTTTCATGTAACTACAAAAGCTAAAGAGTTAGCTTCTCTTcaacagaatgtaaactcccCGAGGGCAGGAGCTATATAATCTTTGAATCCCCAGCATCTGAACACAGTAGCTTTCTGTAGTAGGTACTCAGCAAATTTTATTGAATTGGGAAGAAGCAATATAGCAGTGATTTTTCTGGTCAAAGGATGATGTTATTCTCCTTACCTAGTATTCCTAGTATTCCAGGTACATCATAAGTCttcaataattaattaattatagatTTGAAAGGAAATTGAATATGTTCCAAGGAACATAAGCTATTTGAGGGGAAAGACTGATTAATTTTATCATTGTATCCCCAGAACCCAGGAAAAACTTGATAAATCCTTGCTTGTTCAGCTGAATTTATAAATGACTTGTACTGATGGATGGAAAAATTAGAGTGAATAGTCCAAATAAAATGTTGATATTTGGTTTTTAGAATTAATGTGATTATTTTTGGTACCAGAAGTAAAAGCAAATGTAATCTTTGCAATTATGCCTTATGTAGGGCAATATTAAAATAGACTATTTGAGAGGCATTAGACATCACCTCTGGCTTTCATGGTGGATAACAGCTTTTCTGAAATGACAGATAACAattttacaaagacaaaatgatgtaatagaaagagcactgaattcaCATTCAGAGGACCTAAGTCACCTCACTCAGCTTGAGTTTTCACCTCTACAAAAGGAGATAATCATATGTGGACAACCTCAAAGAGTTGCCTTAAGATTCAAATAATATCAGTTCCTATGTATacagagtgtcccaaaagtcttagtgagtTTTTAACATTATTAAGCTATTAAAACTGAAATGGGACTAAAACATAGACTTTTGGGTCACCCAGtacatcatttttaaagtttccaTGGTAATTTACCtaggttatctcatttgattcccacacCAACCCTGTTAGGTAGATGTCACCATcatcattttacagctaagaaaacaaaggcttagagagattaagtgtcacacagataataagtatctgaattaGAATTCTAACTTAGTTCATTCTGATTCCCAATCAGGGCTCTgctaatgtttgtaaaatgctctGTAAATAACAAAATGTCTTCTAAACACAAGCTATTGAAATTAATGATAGACGGAGCACTGGGTGAAAAAAAATCTGCATGCAGGGATTCAGGCTCTGGCTCCATCACTTACTAATCCTTTGGAGCCACACTTGGAAAATAGGAACCAATAATTCTAGTGCTCTCTACTTCCCAGATGTTGATAATGAGGGAGTAGAAATAGGAAGCAATCTTTTATAAAGCGTCTACTATATGCTCAGGGTTGCACAAatgttatgtcatttgatcttcacaacatccctGAGAAACAGGTGCTAtacaattatccccattttcagttgaaaaaactgaagcagaggttaagtTTTTACAGAGCAACTGAGTttcttagatttgaactcaggtttttctgactctagacttgATGTATTATATTACCTAGCTGCTTCTAAATAAAGAAATGtctgtgaagtgttttgtaatggtAAAGCATTGCATAAATATGTGGTATTCTCAGATATAATAGGGTAACTAGattgtacagtggttagagcattgaccctgaagtcaggaggagatgaattcaaatccaatctcagatatttactggctgtgggaccttgggcaagtcacttgaccctgatagCCTTGCATATaggtccatctccagtcctgattcatatctggccccggcactcagatggctctagagaaggaagtgaatctggtgacttagcacaatactccctcactcaaatccaactcacatgcATCTTATGACAATCACCTCTCTGGTGTCacagttttctttgaaaaggagacaaaaacatCAAAACACCATTAATGGAATGGAGAAACCTAAAGAGCATAGCCCTGGCAGAGGTTCAAGAGTGAAAAATATTGGACCAATAACCATCATACTCCCCATTCCATTCTCCACACTTTGCTGCCGATGcttatcttttatatctttttgcTCTACCTTAACAGCTGCAGTATCCCCTAGAAGTGTGCTCAACTCACTCTGAGAGGGCAATAAATATTAACCTTTGGATGAGTTAAATTCTCACAGTGAGcccaaagaaactgaagtataggaagggaaagagatgacTCTGCTTACATCTACAAGCTCGTCACAGCAAAGCTTCCAGTTCTTGGAGTCTGAGAATGGAGCCAATCAAGATTTGGGGTGATTGAGACCCTATGCCAGGGAGCACCTTCATCTCTCCTTCCCTGCTACATGGAAGGCACCCAGGAATATAGGTCTGAGTTTTTCATGTTATCACAAAATATTCATTCTCGACTCTAACCATGCATCATCCTATCCCCTTGAGTTATGGGCAAGATGGTGGGGGACAGATCACCTTGGCACTCACTGCAGGGCCCCCTTGGTTCATGCCCATGGATTTCTTCAGTCGGAGGATCCTAATCAACTCATGACTCAGCCGATCTTTCATTTCCTCCAGGGTGATGTGGGAGGCTGTCCCAGGAGATGAGAGGGCTAGGTGCTCCACACTCTTCTTACCCATGAAATGGCCTGGAAATGAGATGCAGAGGTCTTGGAGAGGTCAAGAGATACAATGGAGCAagttgggaaagggaaagagagaagggtgACCTGAGGCAAGATGTTTCTGGGGACTGAATGCTGGCCATAGAATCTAAAGATCTCAGTTCCTTTTTGTGAAGCATAACCTTGGTCAACTCAGCTAATCTTTCAAATTTC from Macrotis lagotis isolate mMagLag1 chromosome 4, bilby.v1.9.chrom.fasta, whole genome shotgun sequence includes the following:
- the NMB gene encoding neuromedin-B; amino-acid sequence: MVGFGSKPSMASELTHRLRHPRLLSCLLFLAFLSSTSTLSLDFAEHRNKAAKIKIHPRGNLWATGHFMGKKSVEHLALSSPGTASHITLEEMKDRLSHELIRILRLKKSMGMNQGGPAVSAKDLWMLVQQLEK